In a genomic window of Magnolia sinica isolate HGM2019 chromosome 14, MsV1, whole genome shotgun sequence:
- the LOC131224698 gene encoding receptor-like protein EIX2, with protein MQPQSYIDLSSNHFSGPIPCILNGATVLDLSINQFSGPIPPNFTSAMQYLEFFSAKGNQISGTIPSSIEGMNSLTALDLSRNNIGGIIPLSLGNCVALEAVDLSNNRLSGEIPRSLGQLRRLRTMHLSNNSLSGKIPFSLKKSAGLETIDLGYNNFSGRIPTWISKSFPTLRILRLRSNMFTGNIPPQLLNLTSLQVLDVAQNCLSSLIPQSFENLLAMKNEQKINHVLSYGGAGSSYYNENLPMAVKGQMLEYTRTISGSSYYKENLPVSVKGQKLEYTRTISLVTCIDLSRNNLSGKIPEGLTGLLGLRALNLSGNHLTGKIPDKIGKLALLESLDFSENQISGTIPLSMSNLTFLSCLNLSFNNLWGKITSGNQLQTFQDPSIYMGNKGLCGPPLLDKCVSDETPPSPPGNIEKDEEEDEMCWFYSGLGPGFVVGFWALCGVLVLKRSWRIVYYCFFDEMKDRLF; from the coding sequence ATGCAGCCTCAATCCTACATTGATTTGAGTTCGAATCATTTCAGTGGTCCCATACCCTGCATATTGAATGGAGCCACAGTACTTGATCTCTCCATCAATCAATTTTCTGGGCCAATCCCACCCAATTTTACATCCGCGATGCAGTATTTAGAATTCTTTTCTGCCAAAGGTAACCAAATCAGTGGCACGATTCCCTCATCCATAGAAGGAATGAATTCCTTGACTGCACTTGACCTTTCTCGAAACAATATTGGTGGTATCATTCCATTGAGCTTGGGTAATTGTGTAGCCCTTGAGGCAGTTGATTTGAGCAACAATAGGTTATCAGGAGAAATACCCAGGTCCCTGGGTCAGTTGCGTCGACTCCGAACAATGCACTTGAGCAACAATAGCCTATCAGGAAAAATCCCTTTTTCCCTGAAGAAATCTGCTGGTTTGGAGACTATAGACCTTGGATACAACAATTTCTCGGGTCGTATTCCCACTTGGATTAGCAAAAGCTTTCCAACTTTAAGAATTTTGCGCTTACGATCCAATATGTTTACTGGCAACATCCCACCACAATTATTAAACCTAACTTCTCTTCAAGTCCTTGATGTGGCACAAAATTGTTTATCTAGTTTAATTCCCCAAAGTTTTGAAAATCTCTTGGCGATGAAGAATGAGCAGAAGATAAACCATGTTCTTTCCTACGGAGGGGCGGGATCATCATATTATAATGAAAACTTGCCTATGGCAGTGAAGGGGCAAATGCTTGAATACACAAGAACAATTTCGGGATCATCATATTACAAGGAAAACTTGCCTGTGTCAGTGAAGGGGCAAAAGCTTGAATACACGAGAACAATTTCGCTAGTTACATGTATTGACCTTTCAAGAAATAACTTATCTGGAAAGATCCCTGAAGGACTCACAGGACTTTTGGGATTGCGTGCTTTAAACTTATCTGGAAATCATTTGACCGGAAAGATCCCAGACAAGATTGGTAAATTAGCATTGCTCGAGTCTCTTGATTTCTCTGAAAATCAGATTTCAGGTACAATTCCTCTAAGCATGTCAAATTTAACTTTTCTAAGTTGCTTGAACTTGTCATTTAACAACTTGTGGGGAAAAATTACATCTGGAAATCAGCTCCAGACATTCCAAGATCCTTCTATTTATATGGGCAACAAGGGACTTTGTGGACCTCCTCTTCTAGATAAGTGTGTTAGCGATGAGACTCCTCCAAGTCCTCCTGGTAACAttgaaaaagatgaagaagaggatgagaTGTGTTGGTTTTACTCTGGGCTGGGACCAGGATTTGTAGTTGGGTTTTGGGCCTTATGTGGTGTTTTAGTGCTCAAGAGGTCTTGGAGGATTGTCTATTACTGCTTCTTTGATGAGATGAAAGATAGACTCTTTTAG
- the LOC131225056 gene encoding receptor-like protein EIX2, which translates to MESCYSQQRGFLISLFLLNVLIYWGGYGKVSGCLDSERKVLTTFRKALNDPSNLLSSWDDDASHCCKWRGITCHNITGYVVKLDLHTHYDGIFINGRIDPAFSLSGRIDPALVQLKHLQFLDLSYNAFYGTPIPNFLGGMKELRHLNLSWAGFSGSIPHQLGNLSKLISLKLSSSSLSAKNLWWLTSLPSLNYLHMAYVNLSMASHDWVHVMNNCPSLVELRLPYCGLSYISPTLPPVNFTSLRVLGLRFNNFNSTIPNWIANFSSLVYLYLSGNNFHGEVPYRFSQLPNLEGLGLGSTDDNLRVDWSEFLEGSWWKLKILDPSFSQLHGGIPNSIWNMTSLESLSLSFSENITGSIPRAITKLINLETLSLYRYQMHAAIPDCLYELKNLKHLRLRDCMLTGPIPAARLGGLSSLEELHLPGNQLNGTIPTTLGQLSNLCRLDLSYNSLTGNVSESVFENLKK; encoded by the coding sequence ATGGAGAGTTGTTATTCTCAGCAGAGAGGCTTTCTAATTTCTCTGTTTCTTTTAAATGTATTAATATATTGGGGAGGATATGGGAAGGTGAGTGGTTGCTTGGATTCGGAGAGAAAAGTTCTGACTACCTTTCGGAAGGCTCTCAACGACCCTTCCAATCTTCTCTCTTCTTGGGATGATGATGCCTCTCACTGCTGCAAATGGAGAGGAATTACCTGCCACAACATAACTGGATACGTTGTTAAACTCGACCTCCACACTCATTATGACGGGATATTTATTAATGGCAGAATTGATCCAGCATTCAGTCTAAGTGGCAGAATTGATCCAGCTCTGGTTCAACTGAAGCATCTTCAGTTCTTGGACTTGAGCTATAATGCTTTTTATGGCACACCAATTCCAAATTTCTTGGGTGGAATGAAGGAGTTGAGGCATTTGAACTTGTCATGGGCAGGATTCAGCGGGAGTATCCCTCATCAGCTTGGAAACCTCTCTAAACTCATTTCCCTGAagctttcttcatcttctttgagTGCCAAAAACCTTTGGTGGTTGACAAGCCTACCTTCTCTCAATTACCTCCACATGGCTTATGTGAACCTTTCCATGGCAAGCCATGATTGGGTGCACGTAATGAACAACTGTCCTTCCCTCGTTGAGCTACGCTTACCATATTGTGGTCTTTCATATATTTCTCCAACTCTTCCTCCTGTTAATTTCACATCTCTCCGTGTCCTCGGTCTCCGTTTTAACAACTTCAACTCTACCATTCCAAACTGGATAGCTAACTTTAGTAGCCTCGTGTACTTGTATCTCTCAGGTAACAACTTTCATGGTGAGGTTCCTTATCGATTTTCACAACTTCCTAACTTGGAAGGGTTGGGGTTGGGATCAACTGATGATAACCTGAGGGTTGATTGGTCAGAGTTCCTTGAAGGCAGCTGGTGGAAGCTGAAGATACTTGATCCATCTTTCAGTCAGCTGCATGGAGGAATCCCCAACTCTATTTGGAATATGACATCACTTGAGTCTCTCTCTTTGTCATTCAGTGAGAATATAACAGGTAGCATTCCAAGAGCCATAACTAAGCTTATCAATTTAGAGACCCTGTCATTGTATAGATACCAAATGCATGCGGCCATTCCTGATTGCTtatatgagctcaaaaatcttAAACACCTCAGACTCAGGGATTGCATGCTGACAGGCCCAATCCCTGCAGCTCgtcttggaggattgtcttccttaGAAGAACTACATCTCCCAgggaatcagttgaatgggacAATCCCAACAACTTTAGGACAACTTTCTAACTTGTGTAGGCTTGACCTCTCTTACAACTCCTTGACAGGAAACGTGTCTGAAAGTGTTTTTGAAAACCTCAAAAAGTAG
- the LOC131225057 gene encoding uncharacterized protein LOC131225057 yields MAPGGRRRSSTGSTPSTRDAAETASPSHVASQASDPSIVHTPSTASSSTSRRGRGPTRGLVLQRLTYEGRVTVEFSQDCLRPVGDNARLFTSEVGILCRSLIPTTTPRWVDVTDDVRQHIRQRLTDKFVLDLSVPYISHAVDDMIKDRFKEYRSDLHQRYKRGRSLEEAVLTAPPHVTIDDWRILCERFSSESFQKRSKINSANRGKLEVNHIAGSKSFVQLRRDMRDSVTGQEPGSVDFYRETHYRQATGSWVHLSASENWAAMDTIRSQPTPDGTQRSEPEILSEVLGTRSGYVRRLGHGAKLMAPARVASSRSVADESTIRRADIAEKESILNFVPSDLYGTGCPNIRGWEVDWVACDKVTATVCTSSYLEVGIGPDRSGLGST; encoded by the exons atggcaccaggtgggagacgtCGTTCGAgtactggatctaccccttccacccGTGATGCGGCGGAGACAGcatcgccgtcacatgttgcatcacaGGCATCTGATCCATCAATCGTTCATACACcgagcactgcat catcgtcgaccagccgacgaggacgtggacccacgcgtgggttagTTTTACAGAGACTTACGTATGAGGGTAGGGTGACAGTAGAGTTCTCACAGGACTGCCTTAGACCTGTTGGGGACAATGCCAGGTTGTTTACATCGGAGGTCGGTATCTTATGTCGATCTCTGATCCCTACCACCACCCCCCGTTGggtagacgtgacagatgatgtgcggcagcacATTCGTCAGCGCCTTACG gataaatttgtcttggatttgagtgttccgtacatttcccatgccgtcgacgacatgatCAAGGACCGGTTTAAGGAGTACCGCAGTGATTTACACCAGCGGTACAAGCGGGGCAGGAGCCTCGAGGAGGCCGTATTGACCGCACCGCCGCACGTGACCATTGACGATTGGCGGATACTCTGTGAGAGATTTTCGTCTgagtcttttcag aagaggagcaaaataaattctgcgaATAGGGGAAAGTTGGAAGTGAACCacatagctggttcaaagtcatttgtacaactTCGTCGCGACATG cgagattccgtcactggaCAGGAGCCCGGATCAGTAGACTTCTACAGAGAGACTCATTATCggcaggcgacgggatcttgggtacatctttcagccagcgagaattgg gcggcgatggacaccatacgcagtcaacccactcccgatggtactcagcggagtgagccagagatcctgagcgaggtgcttggcacacgttctggatatgtgcgtaggcttggccatggtgccaagctcatggcacccgctagagttGCATCCAGTCGATCCGTCGCTGACGAGAGCACCAtacgccgagctgatatcgcAGAGAAAGAG AGCATCCTGAATTTTGTACCAAGTGATCTTTATGGAACGGGATGTCCGAATATCCGAGGTTGGGAAGTAGATTGGGTTGCATGTGATAAGGTCACCGCAACCGTTTGCACGTCGTCAtacctagaggtgggcatcggtcctgatcggaGCGGATTGGGTTCAACCTGA